The DNA window ATGATCCAGTTAGAAAAGTGCAAATTAATTGATGGATCAGGGAAGAAGCTGATACAAAACATTCAGAAAAGATGCTATATTTagtatttaacttttatttcttttcagatTCAAGTTCAAATACCTGAGTGTGATGGTATACGTGTATCAggagtgaaacacaaacagtggaaacagGTAAACTATCATGGAAACAGACTCACTACTCATTAGTAGCTCTGTAAGTGGCTGAAAATAGAAATGAATGATTTGCACACTAGGGGATTCTCACAGATGTAATTACAAAGATGTTGAGAGATTGACAGTGTTATTTGGTTTATTGAATTAAAGGTAAGAACACTAGTTTCCCACTGACAGGAAATGGTCGCACAAAGTATAATTAGTACAGTTATGAGTTATATAAGTAAAGGGTGCAGTATTTAACCTAGTCATcgtaaaatgtataattatttagttattgttataAAGCTACAGTCGAGTGAATGTTGTTCTAAGTGTGGACGTTTTTGCTCAGACTTAATGCAGACTTTAGTTAGCTATATATTTTGAAACCATTAATACGCATTTATCATAAAACAAATACTTATTAATATATAGAGATAACTATTTACTTTATAGTTAATGTGTTTAGTCGTGTTACTTTTATATCATTAATGCGACAAAATCTTTGTAGAAGTCTTTGCAAACTTTTGAGTGCAATCAAAATCTAATATTTTAACACATCAAGCATCTCAACCTTCATTTCCTGTATGtatgatatattataataaagtaacaagaataaaacacaaGCCCCCATAAAGAAACACGAACGCAACCAATCATTGACGAACAAACATAGAATGCTGATATTTTTCCATTTCCCCTCTGCCCTTCtgccttttattttctatttgataATGAAGTGTGAGATGTCACACAAATCACCATTATGTTTCTGGACCCATTCAGTGCTGTTTAGTAACAGATGAGGCACAATCCTATTATGAAGCACAGCACGTGAGGAAGACAGATTTTCCACAGCAGCTCGCTTTTCCCAGGAAATCAGGGTGCTCATCCCGCGGGGGATGATGACATGACACCAGTGAAGAATGTCATCCTGTTGGGGAATATACGGCCCGATCAGTCTCTCACACTGGAAGAAAAACGGTAAGGTGGGTTTGTCTCCTGTGATTTACACCACCCGCACACGTATGATAGACGGttttctgcaaacaaacagaaagctgATGGTAAATTTAAATCTATTCATTGGGTTACATTTAAGAGTTAAAGTCAAACTAGAGCTGTGtctgttgtaaacctgcctgtttggaatgagctGTTTCCTGTGctaatgctctggagctacttcagaatgatTCCTTGTCAATAGTGAGTCCTTCTTAAGCTGTTCTATGATATACtgacactttttattgtttgtgttctggATGTTGTGTGCCGAGCTTTTTATAAACGGTCTACAGTGCAGAGTGACGTTAGAAaactgtgttcatcctacctggtatatctgcaatgaagattttatagtttgttttttagatttttttagatttaactGAATTTCCTGttaggtttatatataaaattgaattattttcttatttgctgttgttttttcataCTTTTCAAAGTTCTGTCGAGCAAGTGACACAAACTTCAGACCCAAGTTGGCACCAAGCTCTGTAATTCACCTCAATATAATGCATAGCAGCAACAAAATGACCCAAggtttgacccagttgctgACCGCTGCTGTTGGTTATACGATGACCCTGCCCCCAATGACAGTTGCCTGTTTCATACATTTCTATTAATATTGAACTTTGTGTGAGGCtcttaaaaatacacattctaagtatgaaaacaataagatgaatggacagacagacagactgactgacagcatacaaaaaaaatgcatcaCCAGGAGTTTAAATGACTGTCATGGATAATTCCATCAGACTTAACCTGATGCAAGTGGAAATATAAAGATCTATTTATAAGAATTGAGTCATGACAAGCCAAAGACATGAAGGGCCCTTGTTGTGATGAGGAGGCTTACAGCCatggcagcagctctgtgaggcagGACACACTGAGAAAGATAATCCACATTCTTTGGTAATGAAGACACGACAATTGGATGGCAAATGGGGACGACTTCAAGCCGGCCTGGTTAACGACCTTGATTGACCTCTCCTGTCTTTCCCTACCTGATTTGACCCTCTTTATCCCATCGGAAATCAGAGCCCTCCACCCTTCCTGCGTTTGACCTGTCTGAATCTGTATTTGTGTTGcatcctgttttttctttttactgtctGAAGACACTTCCCCCCTCCAGTTTCATTACACACTACTGTCTATCTCAATACTTAAACTTAAAAACTTACTTGAAATGAGCAGCTCGACAAATGTGACTAAAAAAACCTAAAATAACAGAGACCATCTTTGATCAAAATctatttgatgtgtattttgactttatgtccatatcccatccactaacatggaagagatGGGATTTATATGACATGTACTGCATCAACCACCAGATGGCGATCAGagcactttggcttcacttttggggaacaGAAATATTGaccatctttgtatacagtcgATGATCAGAATACCTATACACTCACACCACTGCAGCAAACTCTAAACTTAATATTTTCAGCTCTGGAACAACCTGCCCAAGGAGATGCAGGTCAACTGAGTGATGTATTTTTAGTCCCTCCTTCAAACATACCTATATTTGAAAGTCTTTGgggttttaatttcattatttcactATTGACATACTTAATATTAGTTTTAATGCATCAAatgttccatttaaaaaaaaagataatttgaTACGATGTATGACtagtatgttttattttgtggattGAAAAAagtttctattattattattatcagtagtagtaatagtaatagcagtagtaatattagtagtattaggaggccattattattattattaaattttaTGGAGATATATTCCATTGTTGACAAGTAATAGTAGCCACAAAGAAAGCCTGTTGGGATGATATAAGTCAGTAGGATCCATCATTGACTGACATCAGACAAATGTCTGCAAAAAGCATTTAATATGACAATCCATCCAATATTTCTGGATCTAATTGAATTTAGACCAGACAGACACTGCCTCAGTCCTGTTATGTTTAttgtgcctctctgtctcttccctcaGTCATTGCGCTGCTCTATCCACTCGTTTCCCACTTACCCTCCGAACTCTCCGGTCATGTGAGTCCAACAACTGCCCCCTGATCTCTTACAAACCTGTAAACTTTTCCTTTTAGCCCTGTACATATTTATTCAAGCTCACTTGTATCTTCTGCCTGATCGTCCACACTTCATATGTATGAAGCTCATCAGGAAGCTCCTGCCTGTAACCTGCTCCTGTTTCCTGTTCACGTCAGCTGTACCTTTGTATTGACTAAAGAACGTATATAAAGGTCAATGTCATATATTTTGATTACTTCCTGGTGTCCCGCTGCAGTATGGACCAAAACTCAAAATCAAGATTCTGCCGATCCACATCCTCGACCAACTGCAATCACTATTGTGGAAGGAATTGAAGACgcttcgtccatctttatctacataTGGTCTATACGGTATTGACCTGCTACTTTATTTTCTACCTACTGCCTGTACTTTTGTAAATTTAGAGTTATGCTGCTAGCATAACAAGCAGCTAAActacaagaaaagaaaatatttcgtgaaaaacaaaactgttaaatggaaataataatatataagtaATGATAATTATATTCTTCCTTCAGTAAATCATATGAACAATTCATCTTTTATTAAACATACAGACAAAACCTTAAATTATCAAAGCATTGAGTATAAACTGTTTCATCAATGTGTGGGTGTGATGTTTAGAGAGGCAGGTTCAGCTCTGCATTCAAAATATTGAATGTCTTTATTGGCTCTGAGCCCCTGCTGAGTGATTGACAAATTATTGACAGGCCACATTCAAATGTCATGCTTGATTTCCTCAATCTGTAGAGTAATAGAAGTGTTCAACAGAGCATTGCAATCAAGTACACTTCCCACAAGAATCAACTGTTTGTGACTGCCTGGGAccaggctgctgctggaaacaagAGACACAAGATGACTGtataatagactgtatataatggTCAACTATTAGTCATATTATCTTAGCTTACTTGAATGCATCATTAGACTGGTCCATTCATTTCATCAGTGGAATCACAGGACGCCACCTgagggaggaacagaggaaCAGATTTTTAAACACAAGTAAATATCGtaaaattaatatataatacatttagaataaaaacatactGAGATGAAAATATGTGACTTAGTTCAGGTTAACTGTTCAagacattttctctttaaatttctACAGAACAAGGTCGGTGatattatttattcttattgTCAAAAACAATGTAAAGACCATAAACACCAAATAACTATGACAAACACTTGTTGTTACTGTAAAAAACCTGTGAAACATATAAGTGGGCCACACTGGTGACACACTGTGACTCACTGGTGACACACTGTGACTCACTGTGACTTACTGGTGACACACTGTGACTCACTGTGACTTACTGGTGACACACTGTGACTTACTAGTGACACACTGGTAACACACTGTGACTTACTAGTGACATGCTGTGACTCACTGGTGACACACTGTGACTTACTAGTGACACACTGGTAACACACTGTGACTTACCAGTGACACACTGGTGACACACTGTGACTTACCAGTGACACACTGGTGACACACTGTGACTCACTGTGACTTACTAGTGACACACTGTGACTCACTGTGACTTACTGGTGACACGCTGTGACTCACTGGTGACACACTGTGACTCACTGGTGACACACTGTGACTGACTGGTGACACACTGGGGACACGCTGGTTCTTTCTGTTTAACTTCAGCACTGGAGCTTGACACAACCTGACACagagtcctgctgctgctcatacTCACTCACGCTCTGATTGTGGATCAATCcgctgttaaaaaaaagaccCCTACAATCAAAtcatacaaacaaatcaatggatATATTTTGGGGATAAATAGACTTGCAGAAAGTCACAAACTGgtgaattttaaatatattaggATACATTGCTAGTTTTGGATTTCAAGGTGgtagaaaaaaaagtgtggtGTAATTATGCcagtttttttctccctttagaCCAGTGTCGCATCACCATGTCCTTGTTCATCGCCAGCTATGGCTGCAGGTGTCTGTTGACGATAATACACCTGCAGGCCTTTAATCACATGTCGCCCCATTGGTTTGTGCCATTCAAACCATAATTTGCAGAGATATCGCCTGCTGCTCTCCCCATAGTGACAGTGACGGCTGTTTTATACCAGAGAGAGTCGTCATTCCACATCCAAAGGGATGATAAAGCGCCATGTGCTTCTGAATATAGCTTCATGGTTGTTTAGCCCACTGGAACCTGTGAGTTCTGCATTCATCTggttcattgtagagaacatgTATCTAATAAACATTTACTAGTAAATGGATGCTTATTAATGTACAGTGTTTTTGCAGATCATTTGAATAATACCTATAGTGTCGTGAcggtgtgtgtttgaaaatacAGGAATCAGAGGAGGGCAGCTGGTGGAGATACTGAACTAACCTGGGCTTCATCTATGTTGTGGATCAGGATCAGAATAACAAGGTGAAAGACACCTTTTACTGCCAATATATTAAAACGTTACAAAAACAATGGCAGTGGCTGCGTTTCAAACCATTCGCCTTTTAAAGTTCTTCATCAGCCCCATTTCATTACACTATTGAAGAAACCAGAACAGTGCTGTCTGTGAAGGTGGAGCAGTAAATACCTCCTGTATGTGTTCCTCCACTGGAACTAATGAATTGAAAGTAATTTAATGGAGCTGTgcacagaggagacaggaatAGACAAAGGAATTTCCTGAGCGAGGAGGGCAGTGAATATCtgacatataaatatacatttatagaaaATACTTATTTAACAAACAAAGGGTGTCTTTATTTGACAAATAGAAAAGACCAtgaatataaaagtaaataaattatatataatattatttacagCATGAAACTTAACTCTGTTAAAGGGACATATAGCTTTTGTAGAGTGCAGACAATTTTGTGTAATATTTGTACTTTACCAGCTTTaccttgtctgtgtctgttgtgaCAAGGATGGTAGATAAGAGTATCATTAAAGGAAGTCTTATTTACGTACTTATTTTTATATAGGCGCAGTGCTGCagtacacatttttatttctcacaagttaaacaaaaaacaagaacaaaaccaCAGTTGAGTGCTTTGTCATGCAGTataatttttattaaaaaaggcTTTATACAAATTTAACTGCATACTGACAATAAATACTTGCATTTGATAAACCGAACGGTTACCCGCCGTGTATCATACAGCAAAATAATCAGAAGGCAACATTCATTTTAGCACCATTCTTTTTCAAGAATGCTGACCATTAATTCatacacaacataaaaacaatatcatCTTAATGAAGACGAGACAAAGATATAAATAACTGCAGATCCACCGAACACAAAAGGACACTTCATCAAGATTTATTTagcaacaataaataaaaagatggaaaaagaaagaaaagcagtcCAGTGAATTGTTGCATTTGAGTAATGTGACTGAATATTTGAGTAATGTGACTGAATATATCATATATCTATATTTCATACTGGTTTATGTCAGTGCTGTCTAAAAAGAGGGGATGACCAGTCGGATCTGTTGCGTTAAAtaaaattgtttaaaaaaaatgtgcagtCAAATGATACATTTGTCACTTTCCAATCCTGCTGGGATCAGTTGTTGAAACAGAAATCTTCCACGTTGTTGAGTTTGATGGTCTGAAGCTCCTGGCTGTCCAGAAGCCGGTAACTGAAAGACACGCGGTTGACAAACTGGCCGCTGGACACCATCCTCACCACTGTGTTGTCGCAGCCGACCTTCATGTGAGCTGCAGGAGAGTGGAGAAGAAACAGTGACCTCTCTGTTCAACAGGCAGCTTTGTCTGATGGGAAATGAAGGAGGAAGATCAGCGTGCACTATACTCACTGGAACCAGAGAAGGAGATGCAGAAGTCTGTGATGGGCAGAAGCTTCGATGTGTCAATGCCACTTCCCCCGAGTAACTGCACAAAATCTCCGGCTTCTGCACATCTAGGCATGGATCTCTGTGGAGACCAACACATGGCTCTTTAAATCAtggaaaataaagataataatgataatgataacaacattaatgataattatccggccaaaatacatttttgatccATTACTTTATGATTAAGCATCCAGACCCCGCAGGTTGTCTTGGAGAGTCTGCTCTCTGTCCCCTGATtcaaaactaaacatggagAAGCAACTGCTGCAACTCTGTTCTTTTTAATAAATGCTGATGAATGCCTTCATCTTTTATAtctgattacattttatttcattacacTTGATGCaactcttttttatttatcattaagatgcttattttttgtattttcttgtgttgcttttacaatttgtcaTAATGCCTTTTATATGTTATGTAAAGCACCTTGAATTGCcttgttgaaatgtgctttacaaataaactcaaataaaaaactaaatactaATTATTGACATATTCACAACACTGTCAATGaaactgtgtgtctgtatccaTAGCCTTTGCAACAACCCTTCTTTACACTGCTTGCACCGCCAGATTACAGCCTGTGTGGTCATGTGTTGAAAGAGATATAACCTACACTTATTTTCACATACATGTAGCTTCAAGTTTTGGTAGACCATGAAAAGTGTACTGGAGGAGAGGACCAGAGATTGTAGATCTTAAACACAATAATGACatatcagattttaaattgaTATAACAAAAAGCCTACTctagtgaatgtaaatgttctcTGCTCTGGTTTTTGCTGTTCACCAGCTCCTGAAGCGAACATCTGTCTCATAAGCTGCTGTGTTCACCAGCTGTCTGCAGTCTGGTGCTGAGCAGGTAGAGTACAGCGGGTTTATCAGAACAAATCTCACTGAAAGAATCTGCCCGCTGCACCTGGAAACAACACTCATGAgccaaaacaatgagctcaaATGCTTCGGAGAGCTGAGGAGAACTGGTGATAGTTTACTGCTCATTTCACACGGTCATTTAATCCATTGTTAATATAGAATTCTCCATTTTAGGACGGATATGAGAAGTTTTTGCTGCTTGGTTTACATTCCATGTATAAATAGAATTATATAATTTAGTTAAAcctatgaataaaaaatatatcataaaaTTAGATTACTGGCAGAGCTGAGGGTGAATTAACTGTAATTAAATTGTGCTTCTCCCACATTAATAGTGAATACACTAAATGAAGGGGCAATTTGGAGTTCAATATCTTGGACACAATCAGACTGGAGGTggctgggatcaaaccaccaactgTACTTAGAATCAGAGTTTTAAAGGGTCAGTCCACTCAAACCACAAATCACTTTTTACTGTCTGTGAATATTAGTATGCAACTGAGGAGTTGTTCCCTGTATCActgattttgttgttgtgttttcctcatgtcatttttttctccattgatGATCCTGAACAAACCAGGTGAGTTTATCGAAAACCGTGAGAAAAACCCTTCGCCAAATGCCGAGGAGAAGAATCACGAGCTGATACCTGAGCAGATACTAAATCAGCACGCTTTGGTTCACCTTGGGGAAGTTGACGTTGTGTCCCAGGCTGAACTCAGAGATGTCGATCTCCACTGGATAAATGATGGAGAAGCTGCAGTTTCTGTGCTGCTGCGGGATCACCATTGTGAAACTGCCCTCTGGTGACTGGGAGATGACATTACACGCTGCAAAGAGACAAGGAGGGATGTTACGAGGGTgggcacagtcacacacatataAAGAGTTTAACAACATAAGGTCAAGAACATCAAACCCACTTAAAAGCAGCTCTTCTCTTTGTTCATCTTGATTTGTGAAAATCCAATTAGTGTTGGCGTCGGAGAACATGACAGGAATTAATTTACAGAATCCAAGTCTGGTATTTTGAATTGAATCTATGTAAATTTTAGAAAGAACAATCAATCTGCTGATCATGATGGTGATTCGATTTGCTTCTCCCTCACATCTTACTGCAGAGCATCATTCAGAAAGGTCATGTTCCAGATCCAGAAACTAAGTGATGGTAAACTGTCCCCTGTCGGTGCACTTGATGACTTTGACCCCCCGTCACAGGCTTGTGATGTCaccaaatgcacacacatgtaaTTATAATTTAGTCTTTCTACTCACGGAAGGGGTTGATGTGTTTCCTGACTGTCAGGGTGAAGCTGCTGCCGGCGTTGTGAATGCGGAAGAAGACCATGGCCACATTCTGAGAGGAGCGCACGCTTCTCTTCAGTGATCCCGAGTCACAGTAATCCACGTAGCGCTCGTGCAGAGGCAGCGGGTGATCCTGGGAGCTGGGGAACTTCTCTCCTTTCATCACCCAGCCGTCAAACACCTTCGTGGGACAcagtgagagggagaggcaggaTTTCAGATTCAGTCAATGGCTGTTTCGAGTGTTCAATGAGCTGTATGTGGAAGCAAGGTTGATCTTTCTCTGAGGGAGAGACACTGAACTATAGGTTTGTGTCTTGTTCAGTATGTGGAGagcaacagtaaaaacacagaagaggCCAGGTCACCTAAAGTAAGTAGGTTTATGTAAGTGCCTTGTATGTTTAAAGGGCTTTTGTCTAAGCAGGCAGCTTAATAAGCACAGGCTGtaccagaaaaataaaaatacaaactcaCATTCCATCACCAATATTGTAtgtgtataaataaacacacattataGTTATATAGATCTAAGAAGTTACCATGCAACAGGAGATAAGGATTTTACAACTCGAACATACAACATCTGAGCAGATATGTGAAACAGActctgtttctgcttctcagTGGCAGAGGCTTTGCTGGTTTACCGTGATGAAGTCCCCCCCCCTGCAGTCGATGTCCACATTGTCATAATCCACACTGATCACTTCGGTGGGCTCTGCCATGAAGAAGGCAGCGCAGCTGAGCTGAGGGTGCTCCGCTGTGAAGGTGAACTGACCCTCCACTGCAATCATGTCCAGacaacctgagacacacacacgttcacatgTGAATGTAGGGGACACATGTCCTAAAGAAAACTAcgtgttttaatttaaatcttaCTTTAAGCATATTCTATATTcgtatctatccatctatccatccatctatctatctatctatctatctatctatctatctatctatctatctatctatctatctatctatctatctatcatccatctacctatctatctatctatctatcatctattgatccatccacccatccacccatccatctatccatctatctatctatctatctatcatccatctacctatctatctatctatctatcatctattgatccatccacccatccacccatccatctatccatctatctacctatctatctatctgtccagcTATCAATGAATGATTTTCACGTTATGTCAGTAAAGCCACCTGAAATTGTAACAAACTAAAGATTGAGAGTGAGTtgagtctttttattttgatttttaaatgttatcttTTATAGAATAATTAAATTTAGATAAACGACTTTGTTTGTGAGGGATGAATAATGtaaatctgtctttttctccctctaaaCAATACATAACTATATAACTGTACAACAACTACAGTATAGTCTGTATACAATGTTTTATATGACTTACGTAAAGGTCGGCGATACAGTAACTCCTCAGGTGTTTCTCTTTTGAGTTCCgggttgaaaaatgaaaataattcatctTTGGAGATGTCGTTGTTCTGCAGGCGAGAATGAAAAAGCGCGTGCGTAAAGTTGAAGATGCAACTTTAAACACACCAaactttaaacttgataaaGTATGTTTCAGAGTGTCGGTGCTCGCACTCTTACCTCGATGTACCGGGAGTCTCCCGTCAGCACCGACAGACACAGCACCAGGAAGAAGAGCTGCTCTCGGAAAGTGCGCTCCATGACGCGCATCTCAGTGTGGAAGTGGCGCACCTGCAGCGGAGAAGAGTCTGAGCTGCACCGCGACGCAGCGCCGCTTTTTATAGGAGCAACTTCTGAGAGGAGCCGCTGACATGGTCGCTGCTGTCACCCACCGTGGACCCCcaccctccatccatcctcctcctcatcccccccccccccccccctccctcacccGGCCAATTGCGTGGTTGTGACGAGTGCAAGGATGGACaagtcaatacacacacacacacacacacacacacgcacacagctgATGCCAGTAAAGGCTGAAGCAACATAAATCAGAGGTCATCTTCCCTCTCTGGTAAAACTGCTGCACAGACAACATGCTGCTGATCATTAAACAACTGATCCATGACGTGAACATATttgtaagaagaagaaaaaacaagcaGATATCGATAGTTTGAAACCAGTGGAGCATTTTTTATTGAAGGACTTTTTCTGTGTTATCTTGAATCTTAATTTTCTGTCTGAGGAAAAAAGACACTTACTGAAGCTCaatatgttaaaataacaaAGACCACAATGATATTTTGATGTCAAATGTATATATCTGAAAGTAAAAGACATGTGGGGAAAGTTCATCGGATGATGATCATGTGATATCGTCAATACCTGGAATTGTAACTGCTCATTGCAACAACTACATTGATCACTTTTTCAATGGAACACTGGCTCTTTGTTGTGGGGCcattagaaaacagaaaatctgaTAAAAGAATGACAATATTTTTTGCTCCTCTTTCACATATTTACAATTAGAGTAAGtacaggggtcaaaggtcaaagcagACTTTAATGTCATTACTTACAGTAATGGCATTGCTTTTAGGCTTCAGAACACTTTCCCAAAATTCCCTTACAGCTATTCACAGGTACACAAATCCTCTCTAATTAGTTATAAGACAAAAAATATCCCCAAACATTATCAAAGCAAAAAAGGAGGACACCTAAGAGCTGGGATAATATCATCGATGGTAGAAATAACAGCAGAAGAGATTCATTGGAGAGAGAGGTGTAATATGAGGTCGACTGTTTGCAAGCATGGACGATGTCCAGAAAGTTTCTGGTGCCACCACCAAGATAAGACCTGAGCCTGATGCAGTGGAGAGACTTTATACCCTCCAGTCATAGGGAGAGAGTTTCCAGTTCAAGTGCAGGATAAAGCCTGTGGGAAGAAACCAGAGCAGCTGGAGTGAATCTATGAGGAGAATATATAGATGACAGGAGTGGAGTCTATAAAGACATGgtggtggatgtgtgtgtgtttaggttaGGTCAATGTTCCCATCGTATCTGCCTGAATGCCTGATAACAAATGTTGTGAAGTGAACTCATGTTACTACCTGCAGTGATTTATACAGCGTTCTGCTTCCACACCTGCCTCGTGTGACGTAGTCCTAACAAACCCTGGAGCCTTCAGCTTGGCACGGTGGCTTGTTAGGATTTTTTTGGGAGGTTAAAGTAGGACGCCTACCAGCTAAGAGGGAGAACTCCAAATAATCCCTGTGCAGTTTAtgaaaaattgtgttttctgtatcCAGAGGTTAATAGAGAATGTGAACGATAAACTGCAAAATCTAAATTAGACCATAATACTCAAAATGAGTATCATGACAAATTGAACATCAGTTGTTGGTTATAAAGCCAGTGAAGCATAATTTATCCCATCACACAAAATAGAAATTATAATTACGACTGcgtcttgtttttaaaaactatatTTCCGCATCCATAAAGCCTAATTTGCTTGTTTTATGTGTATGGAAAACTAATTAACTAACATTcaattgaaatgaatgaattacttGATTGTTGAAAAGTTTGAAGATGCATCAGCAGACTTTTCTGAGAGTCAAGGACGCGGAGCGCTCGTCCTCCACCCGCCGGAGCTTGGCCCCTGAG is part of the Paralichthys olivaceus isolate ysfri-2021 chromosome 18, ASM2471397v2, whole genome shotgun sequence genome and encodes:
- the crhbp gene encoding corticotropin-releasing factor-binding protein; protein product: MRVMERTFREQLFFLVLCLSVLTGDSRYIENNDISKDELFSFFNPELKRETPEELLYRRPLRCLDMIAVEGQFTFTAEHPQLSCAAFFMAEPTEVISVDYDNVDIDCRGGDFITVFDGWVMKGEKFPSSQDHPLPLHERYVDYCDSGSLKRSVRSSQNVAMVFFRIHNAGSSFTLTVRKHINPFPCNVISQSPEGSFTMVIPQQHRNCSFSIIYPVEIDISEFSLGHNVNFPKRSMPRCAEAGDFVQLLGGSGIDTSKLLPITDFCISFSGSTHMKVGCDNTVVRMVSSGQFVNRVSFSYRLLDSQELQTIKLNNVEDFCFNN